GGGGAAAATAGTAAAGAAGCGCTAGACGAAGCTGCAAAAGCAACAGATAGAGCAATTAGTATTTCAGCTCGTACGAGTCAAAAATAAGAGAAAGCCGTATCCAAAAAAGGATACGGCTTTCTTTAGGAGATAAGAGATCAAAAAAATGAAGAAGTCTTATCTCTTTTATATGAGTAAAGGGTCTAGAATGAATGTTGTTCTTTTCATTATTTGTTTAACTCCATTGCAACTTGTTTCCCATTTACGAAAACCTCTGCCACTGCTACTAAAACTTCCATCACTTTTTTCATGTCTCATCTCTCCTTGTTTTTTGTTTCATTTCTTACTTTTAGTATAAGGAAATATAGCAATTGCAACTATCGAATTGGATGACAAGAGACTTACATTGTTGTAAGGATAATCGCTTTGTTTGTAATAAAAGTGATTCTGAATATGATTTCGGAAATTTCTGTCGTTTTGAACTATAATTATAAAGAGAGTGGTTTAGAAAGAAGGGGATAATATGAAAAGAATTCTTGTTATTAGTGATATTCATGGGGAAATAGAAAAGTTCGAACAGTTATTAGAAGAAGCTCAATACGATGCAAAACAGGATCAACTAATTTTATTAGGGGATTATGTAGATCGTGGTCCAAATGCGCGTGCAGTAATTGAAAAAGTAAAAGAGTTAAAAGAAGATGGAGCCCTCGTTCTAAAGGGCAATCATGAAGATATGATGATCAAGGCGTTAACGACTGATGAGGAACGTTCATGGAACCATTGGGTAAAAAGGAATGGTGGAGATAAGACATTATACAGCTATGGATTTGTAGAAGAAGATATTATGGTTAATGAGAAGGACTTCCGAAAACCGATTTTACAATCTCTTGTATTAGAGGAACATGTAAAGTTTATTCAAAAATTAGACCATTACATTGAAACAGAAGAGTATATATTTGTACATGCTGGTGTTGAGCCATTGAAACGAGTTTCTGAATGTGAACCATATACGTTAATGTGGATCCGTAATGAGTTTCATAGTGAGTATAGTGGTGAAAAGGTTGTTGTATTTGGCCATACGGAAACAAAAACGCTTCATGGAAATGATAATTGTAATGTCTATTTTGGAAATAACCGTATTATAGGAATTGATGGTGGTGCTGTATATGGTGGCCAGCTAAATTGTTTAGAATTGCCGAGTAAAAAGGTGTACGTAGTAAAAAGTTGAAAGAGATAAGGAGAATCTTATTTCTTTCAACTTTTTATTAAGCAAAATTTAAGGAAGAGTTTTTATAATAAGTCTTTCAAATTTTATATCAAAAAAACGTTAAAATGTAATTATAAATAGAATTGAACAATATGGTGGAAGGTGAGAATATGCGCTTACTCGTAGTAGAAGATAATGCTTCTTTATTAGAGTCCATTGTCCAAATATTATGCGATGAATTTGAAGTAGATACGGCATTGAATGGAGAAGATGGATTGTTTTTAGCGCTTCAAAATATATATGATGCAATTTTGCTTGATGTGATGATGCCAGAAATGGATGGATTTGAAGTGATTCAAAAAATACGTGATGAAAAGATTGAAACACCTGTCTTATTTTTGACAGCGAGAGATTCTTTAGAAGATCGCGTGAAAGGGTTGGATTTTGGCGGGGATGACTATATCGTTAAGCCGTTTCAGGCCCCAGAATTAAAAGCAAGAATTCGTGCTTTATTAAGGCGAAGTGGTAGTTTAACAACGAAGCAGACTATTCGCTATAAAGGGATTGAACTGTTCGGAAAAGATAAAGATGTTCAAGTAGATGGACAAAGTATGAAGCTAACATTAAAACAATATGAGCTTCTAGAGTACCTTGTTCAAAATAGCGGAAAGATTTTAATGAGGGAACAAATTTTTGATCGTGTCTGGGGATTCGATTCAGATACGACAGTAGCGATTGTAGAAGTGTATGTACATCATTTACGTAAAAAATTAGAGCCATTCGGTTATCAGAAAGATATTCAAACCGTTCGTGGTATTGGATATATATTAAAAGAACAATGAAAAAGGGAAGTATGTTTCAGAAGACGCGTATTCGATTGACTATATTGAATTCATTAGTATTTATCATTTTGATAGGCGTATTAGGTAGTATCATTTATTCTTACACATATAAGCGTATTTATAGTGGAGTAAATGAATCGATAGAAAAAGCCGTTCAACATAGAAAGAATGCAGATGATAAAAAACTACCTAAAAAAATTAGAGGATATCCTCCAATTGGGGATCCAAGGATAATGGAGTTAACTTGGCTTGGAAACACGGTGGAGATAGATATTGAAAACGGCAAACGTCGTTTTATTTTTGAAGACAATTTGGAAAAGTTTTCTCCAAAGAAATTAGGAACTTTGCAAGATATAGAAGTACAAGGACGATATTTTAGAATATTTGCATTTCAGAAAGATGCAAAAATAGTTCAAATTGCAAGGGATATAACGGCTGAAAAAGAAATGTTACATACTTTATTTTTAATTCTTGTGATAGGGTGTAGCATAGGAAGTCTATGTGCAATAGGAATCGGATTTTTCTTAGCTGGCAGGGCACTCGTACCTATTCAAAATTCATGGGAAAAACAGCAACAATTTGTGTCGGACGCATCACATGAATTAAGGACACCGCTTGCGGTTATTCAATCCAAAACAGATATATTATTTCAGTCACCATCTGCGACAATAGAAGAAAAAGCGATGGATATTTCTACGATTTCAAAGGAGTGTAGACGATTATCTAAGCTTGTAGCTAATTTATTATTGTTAGCACGTTCAGATTCTAATCAAATTGAGATGGATAAGAAAATATTTGAATTGGATAAATTGTTAGAAGAAATAGTAGAGCCATATAAGGAAATTGCTTCCTACCAAGAAAAAGAGATGATATTGAAAGTAGAGCATGACATATCATTTATGGGTGATAGGGAGAGAATTCATCAAATGATGGTCATATTGTTAGATAATGCGATGAAGTATACAAATGAGGGAGGACATATACAAATCGATTGTACGCAAACGAACAGTTCGATTCGTATACGAGTGAAAGATGATGGGATAGGAGTGAAAGGTGAGGACATTCCGAAACTATTTGATCGTTTTTATCAAGGAGATAAAGCGAGAAGTGCGTCAGAGGGAGCGGGATTAGGCCTTTCAATCGCGAACTGGATTGTAGAAAAGCATTATGGGAAAATATCAGTAGAGAGCCAATGGGGAGAGGGCACTTGCTTTGAAGTGATTCTTCCTAAAAATCAAAGAATATAAGTGAGAAGACGACCTTGTTTTTACAAGGGCGTCTTTTTTTAAGGGAAAGTTAAGAAACTATTTATAACATGTATTATATACAGAAAGTTTGTCCCCTAAAGAAGCGATTATAAAAAGGTATTTGAGCAGATTATATCAATCATAATGTTATTTCGATTATGTATAGGGAATGATGGAAAAGAAAGTGTAAGAGGGAGGAATTAATTTTGAAAAAGAAAATGATGATGGTATTCACTATTGGAGTAATGAGTTTAAGTATATTAGGGGGTGCCTCTCCTTCTGAAACATCAAAAGGAAAGACAGATTACAAGCAGCGCAGCAAAGAACAATTAAACAATGGAAAGATACATGCTGTGCATACAGAAGAAAAAGCGGAGAAATTAGGGATTGAAACGACAGGGAAAGAACAAATTACGCTAGAAAAAGAAATCCATGAGACGGAAGTAGGAAGAGAAGCGAAGCAGCTAGGAATTTCGATTGAAGGAAAAGATGTTGGAACTCTTTCAGAAGAAATCTATGAAACAAAAGTGGAGCAAGAAGCGTTAAAGCTAGGCATATCTATAGAAAATACATCAATTGTAAATTTAATTAATCAAATTAATACGATTAAAATTAATGATGAGGCGGATAAATTAGGTATTTCGACAAATGGAAAAGAGATAGAGGACATTGCAGAAGAAATCTATGGAACGAAAGTAAGAGAGGAAGCAGGGAAGTTAGGTATTTCACCAAAAGGAAAAGAGATAGAAGTGTTAGCGCAAGAAGTGTACGAACAAAAAGTACAGGAAGAAGCAAAAGAATATCATATCGATTTGTATGGGAAAGATATATATCAAGTATTAAGCGAAATTAATGAACAAAAAGTGTTACAAATGGCAGATGAGCTTAATATGGATAAAACGAATATGAACGTTCAAGAATTAGCAGAAAAAATAAAAAAGGATCAGCCTGAAAAAGGAAAAGAACTAAATTTTGTACCAGTGATTCGAACGGATGCGGACGCGTTTTATTCTTATTTAACGAACTAAAAAGGGAGTGAAAGTGATACGGAAGTTTAAGTGGTATATATGTATGGCTTTACTCGGTATAGCAGTATGGGGGATCTATACAAATGGAATTACAAAGTATGTGGAGAAATTAACATTCTTCAATATACAAAGTGGAAAACAAGTGGAGTTTAATCGTGATGAAAAGGTTATCTTATCGAATGTACCTTTCATTCAGCAATTACCAGAGTTAGATAGAGGCTGTGAAGTGACTAGCTTAGCGATGATGTTACAATATGCAGGCATTACAGTGGATAAGATGAAATTAGCAAATGAAATAAAGAAAGTTGATTTTATGAACGATGGTGTACGTGGGAATCCGAATGAAGGATTTGTAGGAAATATTTATACCTTTTCTGAATCTGGATATGGTGTATATCACGGACCACTTTTTCAGTTAGCGAAAAAATATTTACCTAATAAAGCTGTGGATTTAACAGGGAAGAGTATAGAAGAGCTTTATAAGAGTGTAAAAGCAGGACAACCGGTAGTTATCATTACGAATGCAACATTTGCGCCATTAGATGAAGATGAATTTACTACATGGGAAACAAATAACGGAGATGTTTCTATTACATATAATGAACATTGCGTTGTACTTATTGGATATGATCAGGAATCTGTATATATTCGGGATCCACTTAAGGATAGCTTAGATGTAAAAGTGCCGAGAGAAAAATTTGAACAGGCATGGGTGCAAATGGGGAGTCAGGCGATTAGTTATGTGAAAAGATCCAAATGAACTAGTAAGGAAAGAAATGTAAGGAATTGTAAGCGGATTTTTTGTAGGCGTTTTTTTGTACAGAAATAAGAGAACTTGAGCTTATTCTATAAGCTCAAGTTCTCTTATTTTTTATGATTAAATCTTTAGAAGGAGTGAATATGTAAAAATGCATAATTGACAAAAATATTACATGTTATCATTATATATTGTTTTATATATGTCACTTGTATAAAATTACACAAGTATTCACATTACATAAAGGAGGCTTATTATGCAAAAAATATTTAACTGGGTTAAATGTATGAGTATCAAGAAAAAATTAATCATTTCATTTTTTCTTATTTTAACTATACCAGGACTTATTATCGGTGGTGTTTCATATCAAACTGCCAAAACAAATTTTGAACAACAAATCACAGGTAAAGCAAAGGAAAATATTTCGATTTTAAATACTGTTATTTCTCAAAATATAGAAGAGAAATTTGTTGATGCAGCATACTTTGCGGACATCTTAACAGAGGATACATATCCAAACGGACAAGAAGAAATAGTAAGAACGAAATTAGCGCAATATATAAAACTTCATCCAGAAGTAGAAGGTATTTACATTGGAACGCAGACGGGAAAGTTTATAAGAGAACCATTTATCCAAATGTCTGATGGGTATAATCCAACAGATAGAGATTGGTATAAAGAAGCACATGAAAATAAAGGGAAAGTAATTGTTACTGCGCCATATCAATCAGCATCTACAAAAAATATGGTAGTGACAATTGCTAAAGAAGTAAAAGATGGTAAAGGTGTTATAGGGATTAACTTAAATTTAGATAACATTTTAAAAATCTCCAAAATGATTAATATTGGGGAAAAAGGTTATGCAGTTATTTTAGATCAAAATAAGCAAATTGTTAGTCATCCATCTAGAAAACCAGGTGCAAAAGTTACTGATCCTTGGATTAAACCAATTTATGAAGATAAACAACGAAATGTTGCTTATACAGAAAAAGATGATAAAAAGAATTTAATCTTTGCAACAAATGAGAAAACGGGCTGGAAAGTAGTTGGAGTCATGTTTGATGAAGAAATTACCCAAGCTGCGAATCCAGTTTTTTATAAGACTTTTATTGTCATTGCTATCGCTATTGTATTTGGCAGTGTATTAATTTATTTCATCACAAAGTCTATTACAAGACCATTAAGAAAAATAGCTGACTCGGCATATAAAATTAGTAAGGGAGATTTGACCGAGAAAATTACAATTCATTCCAAGGATGATATAGGGAAATTAGGGAATTCCTTTAATGAAATGTCTGCCTCTTTACAAGATGTGATTACTCAAATTAGTTTTTCAGCAGAGCATGTCGCTGCATCGGCTGAAGAGTTAACAGCGAGCGTACAGCAAGCAAATGATGCGACAGATCAAATTACAATTGCAATGGAACAAGTATCAGGTGGGGCTGAATCACAAAGTCAAGGTGTTGAAGAAGGTGCGGCTACATTACAACAAGTAAATACAGCAATTCAAGATGTAAACGGAAGCGCGGAATCGATTTCTATCTCCTCATTGCATGCGAGAGAGCGAGCTAAAGAGGGGGAAGACTTGGTTGAACAAACTGCAACACAAATGCAGTCTATTTCTAGGTCGGTATCCGAGTCGGACGCTATTATTAAACTTCTTGATGAGAAATCAAAGCAGGTAGGAGCTATTTCTGAAGCAATTCAAAATATCGCTACTCAAACGAACCTTTTAGCTTTAAATGCGGCTATTGAAGCAGCAAGAGCAGGTGAACAGGGCCGAGGGTTTGCTATTGTAGCAGATGAGGTTAGAAAATTAGCGGAGCAATCAGGAGAATCATCTGGAGAGATTGCGAATTTAATTGCAGAAATTAAGGCTGATATTGAACATACTGTTAAGGCGATGGATAATGTGAATGGAGAAGTTCAACAAGGTCTTGATGTTGTAACAAAAACGAAAGTAAGTTTTACGGAAATTTTAAGTTCTACTACACATATTGTTTCTCAAGTGAATGAAATGGTAGAAACAACGAAGAGAATTGCTGGAGATGCAAATGAAGTGACAAATGCTATTGATGAAATTGCAGCGGCTGCAGAAGAAAATACGGCTAGTATGCAAAGTGTTGCTGCTTCAACAGAAGAACAAGTGAATTCAATGGAAGAAATTAGTTCAGCTTCGCAAAACTTAGCTGAGATGGCCGAAGAACTACAAGCGATGACTAGTAAATTTAAAGTATAATAACAGCAGATAAGTAAGGTGAGAATAATATCACCTTACTTATTTTTCTATTCAGCAATTAGGGGAGTCATTAACGGGATGAAAAAAAAGGAAAAGACTATGGAATTTATGGAAAACGATTACATTGTTAGTTTGTACAGTTGTAATTTTTTCTTTACTTGTGACAGATATATTAATTAGTCACAATGTAGAACGGACAACGGAGGATAGCCAAGCAGAGAAAGCAAAAACAATTGCACACATTGTGGCGAATGATTCAATTGTAATCGATGGTTTAATTGGGAAAGCAGATACTTCTGCAATTCAAACGTATACAAATAGAATATTAAAAAACACAGGTGTTCAATTTATTGTAGTTATGGACATGAATGGAATAAGAAAGTCACATCCAAATCCTCAAAAAATAGGTCATCATTTTATTGGGGGAGATGAAGGACCTGCATTGAAAGGAAAGGAACATGTATCGCTGGCAGAAGGAACTTTAGGTATTTCCATGCGAGTGTTTGTACCAATATTTTCTGAAACAGGTGAACAACTTGGAGCAGTGGCTGTTGGTATTTCAGCAGATAATGTAAAAGAGAGAGTTAAGGAAAGTAGACATATCATTTATATTGGTGTCGGAGTTGGTGTATTAGTCGGAATTATAGGAGCAATATTGCTAGCTAGACATATAAAGAAAAGTTTATTCGGTCTTGAGCCGCACAGGATAGCAAAAATTCTTGAAGAAAGAAATACGATGCTACAATCTGTAAAGGAAGGTATTATTGCTGTAGATAAAGAGGCTAGAGTAACGTTAATTAATAATGAAGCGAAACGTCTATTTAAAAAAAGCGGACTTGAAGAAGATTTTATCGGTAAAGATGTTGAGTTGTATATGCCAAATTCACGTATAAAAGAAGTATTGCAAACGGGAGAAGTACAATTAAACGAAGAACAAAATATTTACGGAATTACGATTGTGACGAATCGAGTTCCTTTATATGTAAAAGAAGAAATAGTTGGTGCAATTGCAACATTTCGTGATAAAACAGAGATTAGAAAACTAGCAGAGGAACTAACTGGTATTAGACTATATGCAGAAGCATTACGGGCACAATCTCATGAGTTTATGAATAAGATGCATGTCGTATTAGGGCTTACACATATGAAACAGTATGAAGAATTACAGAAGTATATAAGCGGCATGGTATCAGAGCATCAATATGAAATTGGTGGAGTTATGAAAAGAATAAAAAGTCCAGTATTTGCTGGTTTTTTACTAGGTAAGCTCAGCTATGCTAGAGAGAAAAATATAAAATTAATTATAAGTGAAGATTCTTATATGCCAGAAATAGATGATGAAAGTATTACTCATGAACTTATTACGATTGTCGGAAATTTAATTGATAATGCATTAGAGGCAGTTACGAATTGTGAAAAGAAGCGAGTTGAAGTTAAGATACAACATGAGGATATACTAACTATTACAGTACAAGATACGGGAAAAGGTATACAAGAAAAAGAAATAGAGGAATTATTTACGAAAGGTTATTCCACAAAGGGAGATAACCGCGGTTATGGTTTGTATCTTGTAAAAGAAAGTATACAGCGAATAAATGGGGAAATTCATATGCATTCATTAGTAGGTAAGGGAACAACGATAACAATTGAAATACCTAAAGGTAGGGATGAGAGGCAAATATGATTAAAGTTTTAATTGTAGAAGATGACCCGATGGTAGCAATGCTAAATACGCATTATTTAGAGCAAGTAGGAGGATTTGAACTTGTTCAAGCAGTTAATTCCATAAAATCGGCGATAGAAGTATTAGAGGAATCACGAATAGATTTAGTCTTACTTGATATTTTTATGCCTGAAGAGACTGGATTTGAGCTTTTAATGTATATTCGGAATCAAGAAAAAGAAATCGATATTATGATGATTTCAGCTGTACATGATATGGGGAGTATTAAAAAAGCATTACAATATGGCGTAGTAGATTATTTAATTAAACCATTTACATTTGAACGATTTAAAGAGGCATTAACTATATATCGAGAAAAACTTACTTTCATGAAAGAACAACAAAAAATTAGTCAATCGGAATTAGATTCGTTAATTTTACAAAAAGAAAAAAGGGAGCCTACTGTCACGAAAGAGCTTCCGAAAGGGTTAACGAAGCAAACGTTGCAATTAATTTGGCAGAAGATCGAGTCGTTGAATGGAAGAGTGTTTACAACAGATGAAATGGCACAATTAGTTGGAATTTCAAGAGTTTCTATTCGAAAATATGTAATGTTTTTGACTGACATTGGGGTGTTAGAAAACGAAATGATGTACCAACATGTGGGAAGACCTGTAAGTAAATTAAGATGTGTTGATCAAAAGAAAATAGAGTTTTACGTATAAGCGACTTAATATAAGTCGCTTATACTTTTTTTAATTACAAAATCAATTACAAAACTTACAAAAACTATTTTTACTATTGAAAGCGTTTTAATATTGTTATTAAGAAAACGAGGGGGTGCCATATGGGAATTCAAAAGAATGTGGAAGCGGTATCATTTTCTGAAGGAAATGAAGTACAAAGAGAATCTTTCGCTTCTAAAATTATGAATGTAAAAATCGGTGTTATACCTTTACCGTTATATGTAGTATTGGCTGCTATTATTTATGGGGCATCTGTATATAATAAATTGCCAGCAGATATGATTGGTGGATTTGCAGTTATTATGATCATGGGGATTTTCTTAGGCGATATTGGGATGAGAATTCCAATTTTAAAAAATATCGGCGGTCCAGCAATACTTTCGTTATTTATTCCATCATTACTTGTATTTTTTAACTGGATGAATCCAGCTTCAATGGAAGCTGCGACTATGTTAATGAAAAAATCGAACTTTTTATATTTATATATTTCTTGTTTAGTAGTCGGAAGTATTTTAGGAATGAACCGTAAAGTGTTAGTACAAGGTTTCGTTCGCATGTTTATTCCTTTAGTAGTAGGGACGTTAGCTTCTGTAGCAGTAGGGTTATTGGTCGGTTCATTATTTGGATTTGAAATGAAGCACACATTCTTCTTTATCATCGTACCAATTGTGAGTGGTGGTATCGGGGAAGGGATTTTACCATTGTCGCTAGCTTATAGTGATATTTTAAATGAATCATCAGCGACGTTTGTATCACAGCTAATTCCAGCAGCTATTATTGGAAATATGTTCGCAATTGTAAGTGCAGGGTATATGAAGCGTTTAGGTGAGAAGAAACCGGAGCTTAGTGGTAACGGTGTATTAGTGAAAACAGACAATCAAGCAGAATTATTAAAAGAACAAAATACAGAGAAGCCAATTGACTTCTCATTAATGGGAGCAGGTTTATTAATTGCGTGTACGTTCTTCATCTTCGGAGGATTTGCTTCTAAGTTCATCGGTATTCCTGGGGCAATCATTATGATTTTTTCAGCAGCACTTGTGAAATACTTTAAATTAATGCCAGCAAAAATGGAGCAAGGAGCATTCCATTTATATAAATTTATTTCGAAGAATTTAACTTGGCCGTTAATGGTTGGACTAGGATTGCTATATATTCCGTTAAAAGACGTAGCAGCAGTTCTTTCAGTAGGATATGTTGTTGTGTGCGCATCGGTTGTTCTTACAATGGTAGCATCAGGTTTTCTTGTAGGGAAAGTGATGAAGATGTATCCAGTTGAATCGGCGATTGTAACTGGATGTCATAGCGGTTTAGGCGGAACTGGAGATGTTGCTATTTTATCGGCTTCAAATCGTATGGAATTAATGCCGTTCGCGCAAATTTCAACTCGTTTAGGCGGGGCGGCAATGGTTGTAACGGCGACAATATTATTAAAAATGTTTTCATGATCAAACAAGCTAGCTATATTCGTATAGCTAGCTTGTCAAATTAAGGGGAGATTATAAGTATGTTAGCAAATCAAATTAATGAAAGATCATTGTTATTGCATAAAGAATTAGTAGGGAAAATTGAAATTACAAGTAAAGTGGAGGTAAATTCAGCGGATGATTTAAGCCTGACGTATACACCAGGTGTAGCGGAGTCGTGTAAAGCGATTGCGGCAGATGAAGAAACAGTGTATGACTATACAGCACGTGGGAATATGGTGGCAGTTGTCTCAGATGGAACAGCGGTACTTGGTTTAGGGAACATTGGACCAAAAGCAGCTATGCCTGTTATGGAAGGAAAAAGTATATTATTTAAAAAATTTGCGAATGTAGATGCTTTCCCGTTATGTTTAGGGACGACGGATGTGGATGAAATCGTTACCCTTGTAAAAAATTTAGAGCCTACATTTGCAGGGATTAATTTAGAAGATATTGCAGCACCGCGTTGTTTTGAAATTGAAAAACGATTAAAAGAAGAAACGAATATTCCTGTATTTCATGATGATCAACATGGAACAGCTATCGTCGTCTTAGCAGCTGTTATTAATGCATTAAAAGTTGTTAGCAAACAAATGGATCATGTGAAAATTGTTATTAACGGTGCGGGTTCGGCAGGAATTGCAATTGGAAAATTATTATTAAAGGCTGGTGCACAGCACATTACATTAGTTAGCTTAGAAGGTATTGTTTGTGAAGGTGAAGCATGGATGAACGAAGCACAAATTGAAGTTTCAAAAAAGACAAATCGAGAACATGTGCGTGGAACATTAAAAGAAGCGATTCATCAGGCTGATATCTTTATCGGTGTATCTGCCCCTAACGTATTAACGAAAGAACTTGTACAGATGATGAATGAGAAAGCAATTGTGTTTGCAATGGCGAATCCAATTCCAGAAATCTTCCCTGAGGATGCATTAGAGGCTGGGGCAGCTGTAGTAGGAACCGGGCGCTCGGATTATGCGAATCAAGTAAATAATGTATTGGCGTTCCCTGGAATATTCCGAGGTGCGTTAGATGTGCGCGCGACTGATATTACAGAAGAAATGAAATTAGCGGCAGCATATGGGATCGCTAACATCATTACGGACGAAGAACGTAATGCGAATTATGTAATCCCGAATCCATTAGATAAAAGAGTTGTTCCAAGTGTTGCGGAAGCTGTAGCGAAAGCAGCCATTGATTCAGGTGTAGCGCAAATTATGAAAATACCAAGTTATTAATAGCTAAAAGCAGTGCCTAAAAGGCACTGCTTTTTTGAGATAAGAAATCAAATAATGAAGAAGTGTAAAATTATTTATTTATGTTTCTTCACTATTTATTTAATTCTATTGCAACTTGTTTACCATTTACTAAAACCTCAGTTACTGCTACGATCACTTCTATCATTTTTTTCATCTCTCATCTCTCCTCGTGTCATTTCTTATTTTAAGTATAAGAGAAGAGAGTTACTTCAACTATCGAAATACATGACGTAGAAATTACATTGTTGTAAGAAAGTGTTTTAGTTTTGTCACTTTACTCAGCAGTAATTACAAACTGATCATAATATTTTTCATTCACATATATATTTAATACCCATAAACCAGAGGAAGGTAGCGACATAGTAAGCGGGAGTTCGTTTGTAGTAGAATCAATCGTGTTTGAAGTAGTCCAAGTTGGTTCGGAAGATTCTTGTTGAAAGAGTAAGGGTGTTGGAGTTACTGATCCTTGCTTTAGTGCAATAATAGATAGTTTTCCAGTTGGCATTTCTGGATCTAAAAAGTACCACATTATTTCATTTTTTTCGTTTGCGATAATAGGGCTATCAGCCATTGCAATTTTTTCTTCAATTCCTTTTAAAGGTATTTTTTCTTGTATGAAGGAGGGGGTTTCTTCCCAATTTACATCTTTTAAAACGCTAAGGTGAAAGAAGGAAGGTGCATTAACTTGAGTGGATGACGTTGCGATAGCTTCTTTTTTAGGTTTTTTTAAATCAGGTTGCGCTTGTGTGCATCCAGCGATGAGAATGGAGAAAAGTAACATAGTTCCGATTTTTTTCATGGTGCCACACTCCTAATTTTGATTGTTAGTGTAATTGTATTTGCCAGAAAGCGGGACAATTCCTTTAAAACGTCAAAAGAGGTCGTAAGTTTTGTACGACCACTTTTGACATTTTTTATATTTGTTCAGTTGAAAAGGTAGCTTCATTTTCTTTTTGCGGCATCGTTAAGAAAATAACAGAAAGAACGATACATAGGCCGCCTAGTAATTGATAGGCTCCAAAGGATTCATTCAGCCAAGCGATTGAAACGATAGCTGCTACAAGTGGTTCAATGCTAGATAAAATGCTTGTTTCAGTTGCGGCTAAATATTTCAAACTACCGATATAAAGAAGGAAAGAAAGAGTGCCACTTATGATGATTAGAATAAGCATTGAAAAAGTTTTTA
This genomic window from Bacillus anthracis str. Vollum contains:
- a CDS encoding sensor histidine kinase; the protein is MTLLVCTVVIFSLLVTDILISHNVERTTEDSQAEKAKTIAHIVANDSIVIDGLIGKADTSAIQTYTNRILKNTGVQFIVVMDMNGIRKSHPNPQKIGHHFIGGDEGPALKGKEHVSLAEGTLGISMRVFVPIFSETGEQLGAVAVGISADNVKERVKESRHIIYIGVGVGVLVGIIGAILLARHIKKSLFGLEPHRIAKILEERNTMLQSVKEGIIAVDKEARVTLINNEAKRLFKKSGLEEDFIGKDVELYMPNSRIKEVLQTGEVQLNEEQNIYGITIVTNRVPLYVKEEIVGAIATFRDKTEIRKLAEELTGIRLYAEALRAQSHEFMNKMHVVLGLTHMKQYEELQKYISGMVSEHQYEIGGVMKRIKSPVFAGFLLGKLSYAREKNIKLIISEDSYMPEIDDESITHELITIVGNLIDNALEAVTNCEKKRVEVKIQHEDILTITVQDTGKGIQEKEIEELFTKGYSTKGDNRGYGLYLVKESIQRINGEIHMHSLVGKGTTITIEIPKGRDERQI
- a CDS encoding response regulator, yielding MIKVLIVEDDPMVAMLNTHYLEQVGGFELVQAVNSIKSAIEVLEESRIDLVLLDIFMPEETGFELLMYIRNQEKEIDIMMISAVHDMGSIKKALQYGVVDYLIKPFTFERFKEALTIYREKLTFMKEQQKISQSELDSLILQKEKREPTVTKELPKGLTKQTLQLIWQKIESLNGRVFTTDEMAQLVGISRVSIRKYVMFLTDIGVLENEMMYQHVGRPVSKLRCVDQKKIEFYV
- a CDS encoding 2-hydroxycarboxylate transporter family protein — translated: MGIQKNVEAVSFSEGNEVQRESFASKIMNVKIGVIPLPLYVVLAAIIYGASVYNKLPADMIGGFAVIMIMGIFLGDIGMRIPILKNIGGPAILSLFIPSLLVFFNWMNPASMEAATMLMKKSNFLYLYISCLVVGSILGMNRKVLVQGFVRMFIPLVVGTLASVAVGLLVGSLFGFEMKHTFFFIIVPIVSGGIGEGILPLSLAYSDILNESSATFVSQLIPAAIIGNMFAIVSAGYMKRLGEKKPELSGNGVLVKTDNQAELLKEQNTEKPIDFSLMGAGLLIACTFFIFGGFASKFIGIPGAIIMIFSAALVKYFKLMPAKMEQGAFHLYKFISKNLTWPLMVGLGLLYIPLKDVAAVLSVGYVVVCASVVLTMVASGFLVGKVMKMYPVESAIVTGCHSGLGGTGDVAILSASNRMELMPFAQISTRLGGAAMVVTATILLKMFS
- a CDS encoding NAD(P)-dependent malic enzyme: MLANQINERSLLLHKELVGKIEITSKVEVNSADDLSLTYTPGVAESCKAIAADEETVYDYTARGNMVAVVSDGTAVLGLGNIGPKAAMPVMEGKSILFKKFANVDAFPLCLGTTDVDEIVTLVKNLEPTFAGINLEDIAAPRCFEIEKRLKEETNIPVFHDDQHGTAIVVLAAVINALKVVSKQMDHVKIVINGAGSAGIAIGKLLLKAGAQHITLVSLEGIVCEGEAWMNEAQIEVSKKTNREHVRGTLKEAIHQADIFIGVSAPNVLTKELVQMMNEKAIVFAMANPIPEIFPEDALEAGAAVVGTGRSDYANQVNNVLAFPGIFRGALDVRATDITEEMKLAAAYGIANIITDEERNANYVIPNPLDKRVVPSVAEAVAKAAIDSGVAQIMKIPSY
- a CDS encoding DUF4871 domain-containing protein, giving the protein MKKIGTMLLFSILIAGCTQAQPDLKKPKKEAIATSSTQVNAPSFFHLSVLKDVNWEETPSFIQEKIPLKGIEEKIAMADSPIIANEKNEIMWYFLDPEMPTGKLSIIALKQGSVTPTPLLFQQESSEPTWTTSNTIDSTTNELPLTMSLPSSGLWVLNIYVNEKYYDQFVITAE